A window of bacterium genomic DNA:
CCCGGGGTATGTATCCCTGATGCCACTTGTGGTAGTTTTCTTGATAAAAATTGTTCGGGTTCGTGAAATTTGGAGGATCACACATCCAGTTGTGGACAAGCAAGTTTTCCCCCACGCGGTCATTCACATCAATCCAATCGTAAGGGTGGTTTTCTGGCCACTGCGCACCAGGCAAAAGGTTGGAAGCGAGGCTCCAGGTACCCCAAAAAAGTCCATCATGGTTCAACATATAAGAGATTTGTTGCTGACACGGGTATCCTGACTTGATGTTGAAGTCCCTCGCATCCGTACTCGTACGCACGTGGCAGTCGGGCGCTGTACAGGCGGTTTGGGTCATGAAGCCCCGGTATTCTTCGAAGGCGGTGAGCCCGTCGCCGTCGTCATCGGTGTTTCTTGTAAAGCGGCTGTAGTTTGGCGGAATCTGCACACCATCACAGACTTTCCAATCCGCAGTATTCAGGGCACGAAAATCGCCGATGGCACCGAAGTCCTGAATCCGCAGCAAAAATCGCATGGGATTCTGCGGATCCATGGGGGCTTGCCAATAGTAATGGCTTTGGCCGTCCGCCCCGAAGGTGGGGCCTTGCATGGTGCAGCCGTTGACCCCCGACACGGGGGCAATATCGCTGACGTCGTCTGTCCGGAGGATATCGGGGAGGAGCGGCGCATTCATCGCCATGCCCTCGTAGGTGGAAGACTTCAGTTCCACCAGGACTTCCATAGGCATGTTGACGCTGACTTCAAAGCAGAGGTAATCCCCATAGGTAGGCAGCCAATTGGCATTAAACTTATCGGGAGGCACCTGGTCTTTGCAGGGCCGGACCTTGATGACAGGTTTCTGTTCGGCGCGGCCCCCCATGCTGCCGAATTGTTGTGCGGCGCAGTCCTCGTCCATAGTGACACAGCAATGAACAATATTCTGGCATTCCCAGTAATCCGTGCCCGTGCCGCCGGACGAACATACCGTCCAGTGGGTTCCCGCCTGCGGCTGGGATGAGCAGTAGAGGTCTACGCAGTCCAGGAACGGAGCCGAGGTAATCGCGCAAGCGCCGTCGTTACAATTGTCCGCGCATGGCTGTCCCGGATAGGCAGCGCAGGTCCACTTGTCGCCGTTACTCACGGTGAAGCGGTACTCCTGAGCCCCCGGGACATTCGGGCTGGGAACGCTCCCATGCGGTACAATGTGTGAAGTTGAATAGACGGCCAGCGGCAAGCCGGTGACGACCAGCAGGCCGATGAGCAGTCTTCGCCAGAAAGAAAAAACACGCATGTAAACCCTCCTTAAAAGTACTGTGGTTGGATGTAGAATGCAACGAGCCGGAGATATGGATCGTTAGCAAACAACATAACATTCTGTCAAGTTGTTTTCAATGGGTCTTTCTTGCCCAACCTGTTTCTAAGTTCAATAATCTTCACGACCTCCTGTTTGACCTTGAAGTTGTGAAGGCATAGGCAAAAATGTGGCGTGATATATACGGAAAAACAGAAATCCCGCAGGGGATGTGCGGGATATATAACACTATTATTTTCGTAACTATTGGAGTATTCAGAAGATGAGTTTAGGGCTCGATGCGGTTGGAGGTGCCGCAGGCGGGGCAGCGGACGAGGGTGGGTTTGGAGGGGCGGACGGCATCGGGCCAGGCGTGGCTGCAATGGCCACATTCGACCTCGACGACGTAGTTGTCAGTCTCCCCGCTTTGGGCGGCGGCAAGAGACACGGGATGGGGTGTGCCGATGATACGGCCCGTGGTTTTGGCCAAGCGCGGATGCACCTGAAAGGGCAGCAGCTTGTCCAGATGCAGACCGGCGTCATTTAGACTCCACGTGCCTTCACGCGGGGTGATGACCCGCACCTCATAGCCGGGACGGCGCAGGCGGCGGACTTTCAGGAATTCGCGGGCAATGCGGGAATCGGGGGCTTCGAGCACTTCGATCCAGCGGCCATCCACCGATTTCTTCTCGAGAAAATTAATGGTGGCGGAAGGGCCGAGCTTGTCCAGCGCATCACAGAAGCTTAAGCATTCATCGAGTTCATGGGCCAGGTCGGCATCGAGAGTTTCCAGAATATCCAGCTCCGTGCGCGCGCGGGCCATCTGCGAGCGTCCAGCGGTCAGACAGCCGAGAAAGAAATGCGTGCGGGCATCGGTGGGGTCCAAGGCAATGACGCGCTCATAAGCGGCCTGCGCATCATCGAGCCGTCCCAGCTCCTCACAAACCACGCCGAAGTAGAAATGTCCGCCGGGGAAAAGCGGTTCACGGCCTGTGATGAAGGTCAGATGTTCGAGGGCTTCTTCCCATTCCTGCAGCCGAAAATAGGTGACCCCCAGCCAGTAGCGCGCGGCCCAATGCGCGGGAAAGAGATCCACCGCGCGGG
This region includes:
- a CDS encoding tetratricopeptide repeat protein, which produces MSTNLTTAPPVADAITELVSRAAALRDAGKAAEALPIFRMAAELEPDCAEYCYQLGRTCLDLDQCDEAALALARAVDLFPAHWAARYWLGVTYFRLQEWEEALEHLTFITGREPLFPGGHFYFGVVCEELGRLDDAQAAYERVIALDPTDARTHFFLGCLTAGRSQMARARTELDILETLDADLAHELDECLSFCDALDKLGPSATINFLEKKSVDGRWIEVLEAPDSRIAREFLKVRRLRRPGYEVRVITPREGTWSLNDAGLHLDKLLPFQVHPRLAKTTGRIIGTPHPVSLAAAQSGETDNYVVEVECGHCSHAWPDAVRPSKPTLVRCPACGTSNRIEP